Genomic window (Oryza sativa Japonica Group chromosome 3, ASM3414082v1):
TCCCAAGTTGGCGAAGGCGAAATGAACGTCTGAACTTGAAAAATTCAAACGCGCATGTACAGAGAAGACGTGCAAAGTTCAGCACCGACCGACAACGAACCCACTTAACTCGTAATTAACATCGCCAATTGGATTGACTGGGATTTCTGGCAAGTTGACCTTGGCGGAACAGTCGCCGACAATTAGATCGGAACGATCACCGATGCTGCTGGTTTTGAAATGTCAAACTCAAAGACGCCCGGATGTAGCAGTAAATGCTAATTTCAAACTTCAGAGTTTCGGAGCATAGCAAAATTCGGACTTTAGAACGCCATTACGtcgaagtaaaaaaaaacacggaGAATAAATCAAACTTTGCTAGGAACAAGTCAATAATAGGTCATCCAGTCATCGTTACAGCCCAAGTATGAGAGCATTGAGGATGGATCGGCAGCGCAATAACACAACCAGGGCCCAAACCGTTTTGAAGGAGAGCCATTTCACAGTGATGACCGAACGCTACGAACCTGAGGCCTGCAGGCCACGAGTCAAGTTCACAGGAACTTCTTTCTTCAATGAATAAAAGCCCACGACAATAACTCAACAATAgccaaaggaataagttcatatgAGGTCCCTTAATTTTACACCAAATCCAATTTTCGTCCTTGAACCCCAAAACCAGATAAAACCGGTCCCCGAATTGTCAAAACAGGTGCAAaagaggtccctcggcggttttagctgacgtggcgtctacgtggctagtttgactaggtctccatctcacgtggcattgacgtggcaattatatctcggaaaaataataataaatgtgggcccacatgtcagccacacaaaaaaataatttaaaaatggtaGGACCTACATGTAAGCtacacaaataaataaataaatatggtgggtcccacgtgggccccacatgtcatctcctTCTCTCCACTCGgttctccctcttcttcctcgtcaAGCCGCAGCATGCCGACGAAGGTAGAGCTGAAGGCGCTCCCGTCACAGCGCTGGGCCGATTTCGCCGCGGCCGAAGGTGCTTTGCCTGGGTGGCGGTGTCATCATGAGCGTCATGTTGAAGTGTAAAGCGGTGAGCaggatccgccgccgctgcccaagGTCAAGATGGGACTAGAAGCacgggaggaggggcggcggcgacatggtCTGAGATTTGTGCCGAATCAGGAAGCCACGGCGTCGTCATCGTCCTCACCTCCAAGATGTACGCACAGATCGAGACGACCCGACGCCGACGGCAGCGCGCGGTtacggcggcgaggggaagaTGAAGGGGCCGCTGCGGGCCTCTACCCACCAACCTCCGAGAGCCCGTCACTCCCACTGGGCTTTCCCGCCGACGGTCGCTAGCCTCTCCCACTCGAACGGCCGCTAGTAGCAGGACGCCTCTCCTCTTCAGCGTTCAGCTTGATGACGACAGTAGTACAACACATCACAGCCATGGCCGTAGTAGCTCACGAGCACTCACCAAGTTGTCTCAAAAGAGCTATAGAAAGAAAACGAGCCGCCTTCACATGCCACACAGGGGGCCCAGCCGCCACGCGCGCCGCCACACGCGTCGTTGCCCGCCACCGGCCACGCGCTGTCCGTCGCCCCGCCGCTTGGCAAGGAGGGAGCAGAGAGATGGGGAGAGCCagagaaaggaggaagaagaggattgGATTTGGTCatttgagaatgacatgtggggccaacgGGGGCgcgccatatttttttttgtgtaggtTACATGTGTGACCCACCgtttttaattatttgtttgtgtggctgacatgtgggcctacgatttttattatttttccgagatataattgccatgtcaatgccacgtgggatggagacctagtcaaaccagccacgtaggcgccgtATCAGCCAAAACAGCCTTCAAAACTGCAGAGGGACCTGTTTTGCACCAGTTTTGATAGTTCGGGTAccggttgtatctggttttggggttCAATGACGAAAATAGGATTCGGTGTAAAATTAAGGTACATAAAATGAATTTATTCGATAGCCAAACGGCCCCAAACTTACGCTTGGTCGCTTGCAAATTGTAGTAGTAATAAGTTCACATTGGGTCCCTCGTTTTTATTTGACACATTGGGTCCCTCatattttcaaactttcaaaaattccgtcacattaaatgtttggacatatgtatggagcatattaaatgtggatgaagaaaaccaattgcacattttgcatgtaaattgcgagatgaatcttttgagcctaattacgacatgatttgataatgtgttgctacggtaaacatttgctaatgacggattaattaagcttaataaatttgtctcgcagtttacaagcgaagtttgtaatttgttttctattagtctatatttaataatttaaatgtgtgtccgtatattttaaaagaaattttgaaaataactaAACACGGCCCGAGCGCCGTGAGCGTGGCGGTGACAGCGGAGACCCTCCACCTGGGTCCACCCACCGACTGAAGCGCCCTCACTGTCGTCCCGTCTCCCCGTTCCCCTCTCCAGTCGAGATCCATTGACTGTAGCAACGACGCTGAGCTCCACTGACGGCCGTTGGCGTGCTGCTACttcgccaccacctccttcttctctcttcCCCTAGTCTCCTACAACAGTGAACCAGTGGTTGATTTGGGACTCCAAGCCAAGCTCCCTTCTCGCCTCCCCTTTCACCAATGGCGGCAACTGCTAATTCGATGGAGGCTGCATGGGACCCTGCTGCCGCCGGTGGTTCCCCGACCATAAGCTttggagatggagagagagagagaggagaggttgGTAGTGGTGCACCAGAATAAAATTTATCGAAGGTCCCAAACAtactaattatttaattattaactGATTATACTGATTCGCATGgcataaatatattatattattaaagtaataaaaaaagagCCTTCATGTTCGCTCTCatagcctagaaattctcacattaatcggagaaaaagaaaaaaacagagtccatatagaaatacaatttagaaatagctgaaattcagaattaaaaaataaggaatattagaagaggagactagagtccatatagaaatacaattaggaaataactgaaattcggaattaaaaataaggaatattagaagtagagtatagagtccatatagcaatttaaaactaactgaaattcagaataaacataataaaattaatagTAGAGTtttgagtccgtataaaaatacaatttacaaatagctaaaattcaaaattaagaaaaatatgggaagaagagtttaaagtcaatataggaatacaatttagaagtaactgaaattcgaaattaaaaattaaagaatattgagagATGAATTTAGAGTTCACATAGAaatacatttaaaaataataaaaatttagaaataaaaataaataatattggaagaaaagcctagagtctatatagaaatacaacttacataaaattcggaattaaaaaaaagaatattaaacGACGAGTCTAGAGTAGATATATgagaatatataatttacaaataactaaaatttgatattaaaataattaataactaacacgtatataaaatacaatatgaatattacacatttgtagtttcgtaaagttattgtaaaatttaaaattatgatgttAATGTAATATatttgaacaatataatgagaaaaaatatatatgatattatatGGGAAATTATAATGATGCTAGCTgtgcaatctgcgcgggccactatGCTAGTTAACTATAATTGGATAATCTACCCAGGGTTCTAGGACACCTATAAACTACACATAGGTACGCCCCTAGGGGTTGGAGGAAAAAAATAGCCCTAATAGCCCCTAACATGTGAGACCCATGTGGATCCCGCTCATCACGTTAGCTAAAACACGACACTATATTGCCTGAGATCTCGGGAACACCGGTTATGCTAGTCAAGGGATacgttatactccctccgtttctaaatatttgacgccgttaattttttaaacatgtttaaaattagcatgttttttttaccgttgtcttattaaaaaatttaaattctctgttatatatatatatatatttatttatttatttatttacatgtttgaataaaacaaaagaTTAAACATGCGATTAAACATGTTtataaaagtcaacggcgttaaatatttagagacggagggagtatctgttAACGTGTTATTGTGATTTCGAGGATGTAATATAAACTTGACAGCAAGTTGAGAACCAAAAATAAACTTTTTCCCAATTTATAATGTCGAGGCCCAAGATAGATAGTGATACACACCGGAAGAAAGAGGAACAAAAGCAACTGCACAAAAGAGGATCGCAGATGAAATTGGGTCAAATATAAGAAACGCTAGTAATTCTCTCTCTTAGAGATTTGTTTATAAAGGAGTTCTGAATTTCTGCGCAATGGTTAGCGCGAATAGATCAAAGCAAACCCTGGGTATTTGCTAATTATACAGCCAAATTCAGAAATCAGTGCTAAAAGTGGAAGCCGATGACAGAAAAACTAAATTTGCCATCTCCACAGAAAGTAGTTCTTCTATATACAGGTTGCTGGATAACTTCAGAGTTCTGAGTAATCACTCAGCACGTCCTCTTCCGGCAGATTACATGCGAAGCGAACTAAAGTAGACATACAAAGCAGAACACAaggcaaaaacaaaaaaaaaagccggaCAGAGCACACATGCTGCTGCACAGTTACAAGCACTGGAGTGAGTGGCAGCTACGACTTGACGATGAGAACTGGACAGTTGGCGTTCCTGACGCAGTAATCACTGACACTTCCAAGCAGAGCCCTGCAAAATCAACGAGCATATATAGCGTAATTAAGCTAAACATCATCGTCACCGAGAGCGCGAGCTGATTGAAGCAGATGATATGCAAAGCAGATAAGCTGCGCTCTCACAGCTTCTGAGATTGAAAACGAGATCGTTTCAGTGACCTCTTGAACAGGCCATAGCCATGGCTCCCCATCACCAGCACGTCGGCGCCGAGCTTGTCCGCCATCTGGCAGATGACGTTCCTGGCGTCGCCGACCGCCACCTTCACCTCCACCTTCATCTCATGGCCAGCCTCACCGTCGCCACCGACCTCCTGCAAGCACCAAATCGCCACGCTAAATTCGATCAATGGGTGGTCGAATCCCGAATTGCCTCTCGTGGAGCGTTGGAATGTCACCGACCTTGCCGTAGAGCGTGCAGAGCTTCTGCgccttctccaccaccgcctccgccacctccttgcTGTACCCGTCAATGGCGGCGGCCACCTCGTCGGAGAACACGTAGCCTACCATAGCTAGTACAGGTCTGTCAAACAACGCCGGCGAAAGAAGGGGGGAAAGGGGAATGTACGAGCGACATGGCGCGCGCACGTACGTACCGGAGGCGTC
Coding sequences:
- the LOC4332595 gene encoding universal stress protein PHOS34 isoform X2, with translation MDRATEEETAATGRRILVAVDEGDESVHALKWCLASFAKRGGGGGAAPPDTIILLYVRPPPPTYSVLDASGYVFSDEVAAAIDGYSKEVAEAVVEKAQKLCTLYGKEVGGDGEAGHEMKVEVKVAVGDARNVICQMADKLGADVLVMGSHGYGLFKRSLKRSRFQSQKLALLGSVSDYCVRNANCPVLIVKS
- the LOC4332595 gene encoding universal stress protein PHOS34 isoform X1, with the translated sequence MDRATEEETAATGRRILVAVDEGDESVHALKWCLASFAKRGGGGGAAPPDTIILLYVRPPPPTYSVLDASAMVGYVFSDEVAAAIDGYSKEVAEAVVEKAQKLCTLYGKEVGGDGEAGHEMKVEVKVAVGDARNVICQMADKLGADVLVMGSHGYGLFKRSLKRSRFQSQKLALLGSVSDYCVRNANCPVLIVKS
- the LOC4332595 gene encoding universal stress protein PHOS34 isoform X3 → MDRATEEETAATGRRILVAVDEGDESVHALKWCLASFAKRGGGGGAAPPDTIILLYVRPPPPTYSVLDASAMVGYVFSDEVAAAIDGYSKEVAEAVVEKAQKLCTLYGKEVGGDGEAGHEMKVEVKVAVGDARNVICQMADKLGADVLVMGSHGYGLFKRALLGSVSDYCVRNANCPVLIVKS
- the LOC4332595 gene encoding universal stress protein PHOS34 isoform X4, which produces MDRATEEETAATGRRILVAVDEGDESVHALKWCLASFAKRGGGGGAAPPDTIILLYVRPPPPTYSVLDASGYVFSDEVAAAIDGYSKEVAEAVVEKAQKLCTLYGKEVGGDGEAGHEMKVEVKVAVGDARNVICQMADKLGADVLVMGSHGYGLFKRALLGSVSDYCVRNANCPVLIVKS